From Sulfuracidifex tepidarius, one genomic window encodes:
- a CDS encoding glycosyltransferase family 2 protein, giving the protein MQEIPIVVLNYNGLHLLKLYLDSVLRTEYPNEVIVVDNGSKDGSLEYLKSKGVKVIPLDRNYGPSYARNVAIRTFKTKYMAFLDNDVEVPKDWLDPLVEVTKSDESIAAVQSVYTEWSWGEEPSEIPWFSTAAALTRRDVLERVGGFDEHYFFYWEDTELSWRLYRAGYRVMMVPKSRVIHEAHGTFKRLPSQFTSYLTMRNQLILLLSYYNKKQILSNFIPLYFVRLIQSFSPPNRKAKLKAILTLGKEMGYVMKKRSEVRKITVSNEDRFLNYLGKDPFGFMEIRSIIEGIKYRLLSKET; this is encoded by the coding sequence ATGCAGGAAATTCCTATTGTAGTACTTAACTACAATGGTTTACATTTGCTGAAGCTATATCTCGACAGTGTGCTGAGAACTGAATATCCAAACGAGGTGATAGTAGTAGATAACGGTTCTAAGGATGGTAGCTTAGAATACCTCAAGTCTAAAGGAGTGAAGGTAATTCCTTTAGACAGGAACTATGGGCCCTCCTATGCTAGGAACGTCGCAATCAGGACTTTCAAGACTAAATACATGGCTTTCTTAGACAACGACGTGGAGGTGCCCAAGGACTGGTTGGATCCACTAGTTGAGGTAACAAAGAGTGACGAGAGTATCGCAGCAGTTCAAAGTGTTTACACTGAGTGGAGTTGGGGAGAAGAGCCATCAGAGATCCCCTGGTTTTCAACAGCTGCAGCGTTAACTAGAAGAGACGTGTTGGAGAGAGTGGGAGGCTTTGATGAACACTACTTCTTCTACTGGGAAGATACAGAGCTATCCTGGAGGTTATACAGAGCAGGATACAGAGTTATGATGGTTCCTAAGTCGAGAGTCATTCACGAAGCCCACGGCACGTTCAAGAGACTCCCTTCACAGTTCACCTCCTATTTGACCATGAGAAATCAGTTGATCCTTCTCCTCTCTTATTACAATAAGAAACAGATCCTTTCTAACTTTATACCACTATATTTCGTTAGACTTATACAATCTTTCTCTCCTCCAAATAGGAAAGCTAAGTTGAAGGCAATTCTTACTTTAGGTAAAGAAATGGGATATGTAATGAAAAAGAGATCTGAAGTAAGGAAAATTACGGTAAGTAATGAGGATAGATTTCTTAACTATTTAGGTAAAGATCCGTTCGGTTTTATGGAGATAAGGTCAATTATAGAAGGGATAAAGTATAGACTATTATCGAAGGAAACGTAA
- a CDS encoding radical SAM protein, whose amino-acid sequence MISVSRLLNGRQEGGDSVRFSPDTSYPKVLVFNVTKNCNLRCEHCYSSSGGGHFQDLSLDKWLKGIKEASDMGVKHILLSGGEPLARPDLPLIAKEAHDRGISVELSTNGTMLKDKLESMRRYVSYVGISVDGPEPIHDDFRGVPGAYKKALDGIRYSRDLGIKTGIRFTITSRNYQYIPHIFDLMREEKLQRVCFYHLGYAGRASKGIDVSNEVRYKVIRQVIELTKGLDFEVLTADNPVDGILIYHVTKSDRVKELLMRNGGNKSGERIADISPEGEIYPDQFTRIRIGDLENLRATWDNPTELLTKLRSRRKYVKCSLCPFFDMCNGGLRGRAFSLGDLWGRDPSCYLDQLLKGESLV is encoded by the coding sequence ATGATAAGCGTTTCCAGATTGCTTAACGGTAGACAGGAAGGAGGGGACTCGGTGAGGTTCTCTCCCGATACCTCTTATCCTAAGGTATTGGTATTCAACGTCACTAAGAACTGTAACTTGAGATGCGAACACTGTTATTCGTCTTCAGGAGGAGGTCACTTTCAAGACTTAAGCTTGGACAAATGGTTGAAGGGGATCAAGGAGGCATCAGACATGGGGGTCAAGCACATTCTGTTGTCAGGAGGAGAACCGTTAGCAAGGCCTGATTTACCCCTGATAGCGAAGGAGGCCCACGACAGGGGAATCTCGGTGGAGCTGTCAACAAACGGGACTATGTTGAAGGACAAGCTAGAGTCCATGAGGAGATACGTGAGTTACGTGGGGATAAGCGTAGACGGCCCTGAGCCTATCCACGATGACTTCAGGGGAGTCCCAGGAGCATATAAGAAAGCTCTAGACGGGATCAGGTATTCCAGAGACCTGGGTATCAAGACAGGGATAAGGTTCACGATAACGTCCAGGAATTACCAGTACATACCTCATATTTTCGACCTCATGAGGGAGGAGAAGCTTCAGCGTGTGTGCTTCTACCACCTAGGGTACGCGGGAAGGGCATCAAAAGGGATTGACGTGAGTAATGAGGTCAGGTACAAGGTCATTAGACAAGTGATAGAGCTCACCAAGGGGTTAGATTTCGAAGTGCTCACCGCTGACAACCCTGTGGACGGGATATTAATTTACCATGTAACTAAGAGCGACAGGGTTAAGGAACTCTTGATGAGGAATGGAGGTAACAAGTCAGGGGAGAGGATAGCCGACATATCTCCTGAAGGAGAGATCTACCCAGACCAGTTCACTAGGATTAGGATAGGAGATCTCGAAAACCTCAGAGCTACATGGGACAACCCGACGGAGTTGTTGACCAAGTTAAGATCCAGGAGAAAATACGTCAAGTGTTCATTATGTCCTTTCTTCGACATGTGCAACGGAGGTTTGAGAGGAAGGGCTTTCTCTCTAGGCGACTTGTGGGGGAGAGACCCTTCTTGCTATCTGGATCAGCTTCTGAAAGGAGAAAGCCTAGTTTAG
- a CDS encoding NAD-dependent epimerase/dehydratase family protein, whose product MKILISGGAGFLGSFLVESLIKEDHDITVVDDFSTVKYHALPEKVKLIKGKIESTDLNEKFDYVVHLAARPSPEDYIQHPVETAMSNSMGTYKMLEITRKSDGVMVYTSSSEVYGSAEIVPTPETYWGKVNPNGIRSCYDESKRFSEALIMSYYREYGLDVRIQRPFNVYGPRLREDGSYGRVVSRFIYQAIKGEDITIFGDGNQTRAFLYVDDWVNATLKMMFLKSLKGEVFNVGSNKEMKIIDLASMILEMSGSTSKIKFLPPRPDDPPRRAADISKAREKLGWEPKVSVEDGLKKTIEWFREQL is encoded by the coding sequence ATGAAAATTTTAATCAGCGGAGGAGCCGGTTTCCTTGGCTCGTTCTTAGTTGAGTCCTTAATTAAAGAGGACCACGATATCACAGTCGTTGATGATTTCTCCACCGTTAAGTATCACGCCTTGCCTGAAAAAGTGAAACTGATCAAAGGAAAGATCGAGTCCACCGACTTAAACGAGAAGTTTGATTACGTAGTCCACCTTGCAGCGAGACCCTCCCCGGAGGACTACATACAACACCCAGTTGAGACCGCTATGTCGAACTCCATGGGAACTTACAAAATGTTAGAGATAACGAGGAAAAGCGACGGGGTCATGGTATATACCTCTAGCTCTGAGGTCTATGGTTCAGCAGAGATAGTGCCCACTCCGGAGACGTACTGGGGGAAAGTGAACCCTAATGGAATAAGGAGTTGTTACGACGAGAGCAAGAGGTTCTCCGAGGCCTTGATCATGTCTTACTACAGGGAGTACGGACTGGACGTGAGGATTCAGAGGCCCTTCAACGTCTACGGACCAAGGCTAAGAGAGGACGGGAGTTACGGGAGAGTCGTTTCTAGGTTCATATACCAAGCAATTAAGGGAGAAGACATTACAATCTTTGGGGACGGAAACCAGACTAGGGCTTTCCTCTACGTGGACGATTGGGTAAACGCAACGCTCAAAATGATGTTCTTGAAGAGTCTCAAGGGAGAGGTCTTCAACGTCGGGTCTAACAAGGAAATGAAAATAATAGACTTAGCTAGCATGATACTTGAAATGTCAGGTTCAACGTCTAAGATAAAGTTCCTCCCTCCCAGGCCAGATGACCCACCTAGAAGGGCTGCTGACATCTCTAAAGCCAGGGAGAAGCTGGGATGGGAACCCAAAGTTTCAGTAGAAGACGGACTAAAGAAGACAATTGAGTGGTTCAGAGAACAACTATGA
- the cbsA gene encoding cytochrome b558/566 subunit A — MRKIKGVFSVILLVSLISLLMSFMNVPMAQTSSQITVYKEVGSANLKAPGTESFWKNIPWTNLSLSANIPNAPTSGLTHNIMVKAAWNGSDIMVLVKWQAPNPAFGAWSAAAAGIDPSASGPGLFRIIEITPGAKYDVMSNYTMYYTIVNGKQETGRLFLSYDGLSVGMPNGSQIQVLSNGTILFYHSLRPVERILYNSGLFYGYYTNSTWYYPDRVAMMWYMGSGTPSMDGMHIGGKFPGQQFDGENFTYAGGSLKQVGGSANIWMWVSGATWNNDSDPAFKANLWDNKTLTGLPYVDNGQGFAVPLYTNNTNMYEVDCSGIWYAPVKSSGLEGSLFFIKTGATYSGGYWTVEYVRPLAVPSNYSQYMPNITTGKTYYVAFAAWQGKEGETLFDKSITSSFLQLSLSGLSSPPAPPIVSINPLVMDVTIAGVVVSLIALGIIWVMYRR, encoded by the coding sequence TTGAGGAAAATCAAAGGTGTGTTTTCTGTTATCTTGTTAGTTTCCCTTATCTCTCTTCTTATGAGCTTCATGAACGTGCCTATGGCACAGACGTCTTCTCAGATTACCGTGTACAAGGAGGTAGGATCTGCTAACCTCAAGGCACCGGGGACTGAGTCGTTCTGGAAGAACATTCCTTGGACTAACTTATCCTTGTCTGCAAACATTCCCAATGCGCCTACTTCAGGCCTAACTCACAACATCATGGTTAAAGCAGCATGGAACGGTAGCGATATCATGGTTTTAGTGAAGTGGCAAGCCCCTAATCCTGCGTTTGGAGCTTGGTCAGCTGCCGCTGCGGGTATAGATCCGTCCGCTTCGGGACCGGGTCTCTTCAGGATCATCGAGATAACCCCTGGTGCCAAATATGATGTAATGTCCAATTACACCATGTACTATACCATAGTTAACGGGAAACAGGAGACGGGAAGGCTATTCCTTTCTTACGACGGACTTTCCGTAGGTATGCCTAATGGTAGCCAAATCCAAGTGTTGAGCAACGGGACGATTCTCTTCTATCATTCCCTTAGACCAGTTGAGAGGATTCTATACAACTCCGGGCTGTTTTATGGATATTACACTAACTCCACTTGGTATTATCCGGACAGAGTTGCCATGATGTGGTACATGGGCTCTGGTACTCCGTCCATGGACGGGATGCACATAGGTGGTAAGTTCCCAGGTCAACAATTTGACGGGGAGAACTTCACTTACGCTGGGGGTTCATTGAAACAAGTAGGAGGGTCAGCTAACATATGGATGTGGGTCTCAGGTGCTACATGGAATAATGATAGTGACCCAGCTTTCAAGGCTAACTTGTGGGATAACAAAACCTTGACCGGGCTCCCATATGTAGATAACGGACAAGGCTTCGCAGTTCCGCTATACACAAACAATACCAACATGTACGAAGTTGACTGTTCTGGAATTTGGTACGCTCCGGTGAAGAGCTCTGGACTAGAGGGTAGTCTATTCTTCATCAAGACAGGAGCAACTTACTCTGGAGGGTATTGGACTGTGGAATACGTTAGGCCTCTGGCTGTACCATCAAATTACTCCCAGTACATGCCTAACATAACTACTGGAAAGACCTATTACGTAGCGTTCGCCGCATGGCAAGGAAAGGAAGGCGAAACTCTATTCGACAAGAGCATAACTTCTTCCTTCCTGCAACTATCCCTAAGCGGTCTATCGTCCCCTCCCGCACCTCCAATAGTGAGCATAAACCCCTTGGTTATGGACGTGACAATAGCGGGTGTAGTAGTCTCCTTGATAGCTCTGGGAATAATATGGGTTATGTATAGGAGGTGA
- a CDS encoding MBL fold metallo-hydrolase: MRKIQVIKLKERDFFGRELAHNVVLVIDGDGVTMIDTSLPENFDSLAHQLKELNLSLEDVSRVVLSHSHPDHVGNAEAIRRISGARVYAHREENFTQSNFNLSYEEVNSEIPVSREEFDRTLERINQIKMDLPRIDVKLEGGEDISGFRVLHTPGHTPGHIALFDGENLVAGDAIRNENGLMPPLRFFNWNNEMALKSFNFLTSLPYKRVIPYHG; the protein is encoded by the coding sequence ATGAGGAAAATACAAGTAATTAAACTCAAGGAGAGGGACTTCTTCGGAAGGGAACTAGCCCATAACGTAGTCCTAGTTATTGACGGGGACGGAGTAACTATGATTGATACCAGTCTGCCGGAGAACTTTGACTCCCTGGCGCATCAGCTCAAGGAATTGAACCTATCCTTAGAGGACGTGTCTAGGGTAGTCCTGAGCCATTCTCACCCGGACCATGTAGGGAACGCTGAGGCGATTAGGAGGATCTCCGGGGCTAGAGTTTACGCTCACAGAGAGGAAAATTTCACACAGTCTAATTTCAATTTAAGCTATGAAGAAGTGAACAGTGAGATTCCGGTCTCCCGTGAGGAGTTCGACCGCACATTGGAACGGATAAACCAAATCAAGATGGATTTACCTAGAATAGACGTGAAGCTTGAGGGAGGAGAAGATATCTCAGGTTTCCGAGTCCTGCACACCCCGGGCCACACCCCGGGCCATATAGCTCTATTCGACGGAGAGAACTTGGTGGCAGGTGACGCTATCAGGAATGAGAACGGATTAATGCCACCTTTGAGGTTCTTCAATTGGAACAACGAGATGGCCCTGAAGTCCTTCAATTTCCTCACCTCCCTTCCGTACAAGAGGGTGATCCCTTATCACGGGTGA
- a CDS encoding peptidase U32 family protein → MRLVVGTNFEDSLIENIGKFPVKYLFGSETKTVTGHGRASFVLPNVDRERLKVHASIAHEKGIRFLYTMNTATLGGEEYSGKFMSKVMKEVDSLSEIVDGFIVALPILISYIRREFPDKEISVSSYSRVYNVREAEEYYMMGVDTVIAHEDVNRNFRTLKEMRKFIDVEVITNNSCLWGCPYRRTHDVISSITSREDQDRKVWFEYPILMCATDVRNDLNNLIRMRWIRPEDLHFYEEIGIDRFKIAGRNKSTEWITRAVKAYSERKYEGNLLDIVSYPQGRAVPKVMRKVGGPSYYDVLEKVKVDNSEFPERWLNFFKYNECESKRCEDCKYCDIIAERVLKVEGDKPKDKVKAPLELIPRFENEENTSN, encoded by the coding sequence ATGAGACTCGTTGTAGGTACGAACTTCGAAGATTCCTTAATAGAGAATATTGGAAAATTTCCGGTTAAGTACTTGTTTGGAAGCGAGACGAAAACGGTCACAGGTCACGGGAGAGCCTCTTTCGTTCTGCCCAACGTTGATAGGGAGAGATTAAAGGTACATGCGTCAATTGCCCATGAGAAAGGGATCAGGTTTCTGTACACTATGAATACCGCTACTCTTGGAGGGGAGGAGTACTCTGGAAAATTCATGAGTAAGGTTATGAAGGAAGTGGACTCCCTCTCTGAAATAGTGGACGGTTTCATCGTCGCTTTACCTATCCTGATTTCATATATAAGGAGGGAATTCCCTGATAAGGAGATTTCAGTTTCGTCTTACTCTAGGGTGTATAACGTAAGGGAAGCTGAAGAGTACTACATGATGGGTGTAGACACGGTGATAGCACATGAGGACGTGAACAGGAACTTCAGGACGTTGAAGGAGATGAGGAAATTCATTGATGTAGAAGTCATCACTAATAACTCCTGCCTTTGGGGATGTCCTTACAGGAGGACTCACGACGTGATATCTTCCATTACGTCGAGGGAAGATCAGGATAGAAAGGTCTGGTTCGAGTACCCTATACTCATGTGTGCTACCGACGTTAGGAACGACTTGAATAATTTGATTAGAATGAGGTGGATCAGACCGGAAGATCTCCACTTCTACGAGGAAATAGGGATCGATAGGTTCAAGATAGCGGGTAGGAACAAGAGCACGGAATGGATCACACGTGCGGTCAAGGCTTACTCCGAGAGGAAATATGAAGGAAACCTACTCGACATCGTGAGCTACCCCCAAGGGAGGGCAGTCCCAAAAGTGATGAGGAAGGTGGGAGGGCCTTCATATTACGACGTTTTGGAGAAAGTTAAGGTAGACAACAGTGAGTTTCCCGAAAGATGGTTAAACTTCTTCAAGTACAACGAATGTGAGAGCAAGAGGTGTGAAGACTGCAAGTACTGCGATATAATAGCAGAGAGGGTACTAAAGGTTGAGGGTGATAAGCCGAAGGATAAGGTTAAAGCACCATTGGAATTAATTCCGAGGTTTGAAAATGAGGAAAATACAAGTAATTAA
- a CDS encoding sugar phosphate nucleotidyltransferase produces the protein MSDTQGIITAAGLGTRMLPVSKEIPKEMLPVPFNGELKPVIQVIFEQLFENGLRDFIFVVSKNKRVIEDYFTPDYEFVRFLEMKGKNSQAESLMSFYKKIESSNLAFVNQNEPRGFGDAVLRAEPYAKDKFLVVAADTIVKDLDISKMKTNSFLTTRVTDARNYGVVIAEGDKVIDVEEKPKVPRSNMIIVPYYMFDRRIFSALRGISYSEELQLTCGIRTLIKNGVDFRVVEVSQVYDLGNFNGYAEYVKQGI, from the coding sequence GTGAGTGACACGCAAGGAATAATTACGGCTGCAGGTTTGGGAACCAGGATGCTACCAGTAAGTAAGGAAATACCAAAGGAGATGCTCCCAGTTCCGTTTAACGGTGAACTCAAGCCCGTCATACAAGTGATTTTCGAGCAACTATTCGAAAATGGATTGAGGGATTTCATTTTCGTAGTCAGCAAGAACAAGAGGGTAATCGAAGATTACTTTACCCCTGATTATGAGTTCGTAAGGTTCCTGGAGATGAAAGGAAAGAACTCACAAGCCGAAAGCCTAATGAGCTTTTATAAGAAGATTGAATCCAGCAATTTAGCTTTTGTCAACCAAAACGAGCCGAGAGGGTTCGGTGATGCAGTGCTGCGCGCTGAACCTTACGCAAAGGACAAGTTCCTAGTAGTTGCAGCTGATACGATAGTTAAGGATCTGGATATAAGTAAAATGAAAACAAATTCCTTTCTAACTACGAGAGTTACTGACGCTAGGAATTACGGTGTAGTTATAGCTGAGGGCGACAAGGTCATAGATGTAGAGGAGAAGCCCAAAGTTCCTAGGTCAAACATGATTATCGTCCCTTACTACATGTTCGATAGGAGAATCTTCTCCGCCCTCAGAGGAATTTCTTACTCAGAAGAACTGCAACTCACTTGCGGGATCAGAACCTTGATAAAGAACGGAGTAGACTTCAGAGTCGTAGAAGTATCTCAAGTTTACGACCTAGGTAACTTTAATGGTTATGCAGAGTACGTGAAACAGGGAATTTAA
- a CDS encoding M24 family metallopeptidase, whose amino-acid sequence MKRSRVDKLRDLMGKKEVDYVILGPTSNMFYLTGFTDEQMERPLLFIVSRDEAYFLAPKLYEEQLSQTGFSVLSYHDGEDPYSLTRMEKRSRVALDDQLWTAFTYQIEKRFSPTLSLASSLLMELRSRKEQEEIDIMMEGITTAESSFLDFLNEVKEGLSECELARKLEEEFSVRGVSPSFPTILTSGYNTSMPHLRCTNRKVKKGDVVIVDFGIKFKGYSTDSTRVVSVGSPNPEVKKVHDVVVRAQEEAESSVSGMKAKDVDRLARSVIEKEGMGNFFIHRTGHGIGIDVHEDPYISKGNEEAVDDNMTFTVEPGVYIPGKFGVRVEDMVLMKGRVRPMNSLSKEIYIV is encoded by the coding sequence ATGAAAAGGAGCAGAGTAGATAAATTGAGGGACTTGATGGGAAAAAAGGAGGTAGATTACGTCATTTTAGGGCCTACAAGTAACATGTTTTACCTCACAGGTTTCACTGATGAACAGATGGAAAGACCACTCCTCTTCATAGTGTCGCGGGATGAGGCTTACTTCTTGGCTCCTAAGCTCTACGAGGAGCAGTTGTCACAAACCGGGTTCTCTGTACTCTCCTATCATGATGGTGAGGATCCCTATTCCCTCACGAGGATGGAGAAACGAAGCAGGGTTGCACTTGACGACCAACTGTGGACTGCCTTCACGTACCAAATAGAGAAAAGGTTTTCTCCCACCCTTTCCCTAGCTAGTTCTCTCCTAATGGAACTCAGGTCTAGGAAAGAGCAGGAAGAGATAGATATCATGATGGAAGGCATTACGACCGCTGAGAGTAGCTTTCTGGACTTCTTGAACGAGGTGAAGGAAGGGTTAAGTGAGTGTGAGCTAGCGAGGAAACTAGAGGAGGAGTTCTCTGTCCGTGGGGTGTCACCTTCCTTCCCTACAATATTGACATCAGGATATAACACTTCTATGCCACACCTCAGGTGTACCAATAGGAAAGTGAAGAAGGGGGACGTGGTTATCGTCGATTTCGGAATCAAATTCAAGGGTTATTCCACGGACTCCACGCGCGTGGTGTCAGTCGGGAGCCCAAACCCCGAGGTAAAGAAAGTTCATGACGTGGTAGTTAGAGCACAAGAGGAAGCGGAGAGTAGCGTCAGTGGAATGAAGGCAAAGGACGTAGACCGTCTAGCTAGGTCAGTGATAGAGAAGGAGGGTATGGGAAATTTCTTCATTCACAGGACTGGGCACGGGATAGGCATAGACGTGCATGAAGACCCTTATATCTCTAAAGGAAATGAGGAGGCTGTGGACGATAACATGACCTTCACTGTAGAACCGGGAGTTTACATTCCCGGTAAATTTGGCGTCAGGGTAGAGGACATGGTCCTCATGAAAGGTAGAGTCAGACCAATGAACTCACTAAGTAAAGAGATTTACATAGTATAA
- a CDS encoding UDP-glucose dehydrogenase family protein, with protein sequence MKIGVVGLGYVGIVTSAVLANQGHHIIGVDIDQKRVDGLNCSVNPIYEPGLDELLKKNTGRLFFTTDYSFLREVDLAFISVSTPTVNGEIYLDYVFSAAKSLSKVLRKDAVIVMKSTVLPGTSRKVREITGIETVSNPEFLKEGTAIEDSIRPDRVVIGSTSKEAGDLVEEVWKFTNAPILRTTPEEAEMIKYAANSFLAMKVSFINEIANLCEKIPGCDVNNIAKGIGFDKRISPYFLRAGLGWGGSCFPKDTLAIASYARSMGTPLRLVEAAIQVNNERPRKAVGLLKEMMGSLKDRRICVLGVAFKPDTDDTRESVSIKIIRLLKEDGATVFAYDPKAKTDLAQMTSLDECVNMSEGVIIATEWKEFIGIEEKLKGKYVVDGRRILNPSVLGYKFRAIGLGE encoded by the coding sequence ATGAAAATAGGCGTTGTAGGCCTCGGATATGTAGGGATAGTCACGTCGGCAGTATTAGCTAACCAAGGCCATCACATAATAGGCGTTGATATAGACCAGAAAAGGGTAGACGGGCTCAACTGTAGCGTTAACCCGATTTATGAGCCAGGCCTCGACGAGTTGCTGAAAAAGAACACTGGGAGACTCTTTTTCACTACTGACTATTCCTTCCTGAGGGAGGTGGACTTAGCTTTCATCTCGGTAAGCACACCTACAGTTAACGGAGAGATATACTTGGACTACGTCTTCTCTGCGGCTAAGTCCCTTTCCAAGGTACTCAGAAAGGACGCAGTTATCGTCATGAAGAGCACGGTTCTGCCAGGAACGTCCAGGAAGGTAAGAGAAATCACCGGGATTGAGACTGTCTCAAACCCAGAGTTCTTGAAAGAGGGAACCGCTATAGAGGATAGTATAAGGCCTGACAGAGTGGTGATAGGGAGTACCTCTAAGGAGGCAGGAGACCTAGTAGAGGAAGTATGGAAGTTCACTAACGCGCCCATATTGAGGACTACTCCTGAGGAGGCTGAGATGATAAAGTACGCTGCTAATTCCTTTTTAGCTATGAAGGTTTCGTTCATTAACGAGATAGCTAACCTCTGCGAGAAAATCCCAGGCTGCGACGTGAATAACATAGCCAAGGGAATAGGGTTCGACAAGAGAATTTCTCCTTATTTCTTGAGGGCAGGCCTAGGTTGGGGAGGATCCTGTTTCCCCAAGGATACACTTGCGATCGCGTCCTATGCCAGAAGCATGGGAACTCCATTGAGACTAGTTGAGGCCGCCATCCAAGTTAACAACGAGAGGCCCAGAAAGGCGGTGGGACTCCTCAAGGAAATGATGGGGAGCCTCAAAGACAGGAGGATATGCGTCCTCGGCGTAGCGTTTAAGCCTGACACAGACGACACTAGAGAGAGCGTCTCAATAAAAATCATCAGGTTGCTTAAGGAAGACGGTGCTACAGTGTTCGCTTACGACCCCAAAGCCAAGACTGACCTGGCGCAAATGACCAGCCTAGATGAATGCGTGAACATGTCTGAAGGAGTAATAATTGCAACTGAATGGAAAGAATTTATTGGGATCGAAGAGAAGCTTAAAGGAAAATACGTAGTAGACGGAAGAAGGATCCTTAACCCTTCAGTGTTAGGATATAAGTTCAGAGCAATAGGTTTGGGTGAGTGA
- a CDS encoding radical SAM/SPASM domain-containing protein: MLPSVVVWESTKACDFNCRHCRAVSIKERLPEELTAEEVERRVIDRIKGLFVISGGDAMKRDDILDIAKYASSKLVTALSPSGSRITKDVAQKIKDAGIRAVSISVDGPEPIHDDFRGVPGAYEIASEASRNVKDVGLHLQVNSTVSRFNIDHLDELKDTVMSLNPDTWDVFVLIPTGRATRNMEILPIQNEMLMLKVREWRRKGINVKMTCNPYFVRFSAVRGDPVPKYDPEKGRGSSGGARGCMASNGFLFVAYNGDVYPCGFLPIKLGNVKERLLDEIYNSPLSRSISDPSALKGKCGVCEYKLVCGGCRGRVYSKTRDVHGEDEFCLYHPRVMYHDKRFQIA, translated from the coding sequence ATGCTTCCTTCAGTGGTGGTGTGGGAGAGCACCAAAGCATGTGATTTCAACTGTAGGCATTGTAGAGCCGTCAGCATAAAGGAAAGGCTTCCTGAAGAACTCACCGCAGAGGAGGTTGAGAGGAGGGTCATAGACCGCATCAAGGGCCTTTTCGTAATCAGTGGAGGCGACGCCATGAAAAGAGACGACATCTTGGACATAGCTAAGTACGCTTCTTCCAAGCTCGTTACTGCCCTTTCACCTAGCGGGTCCAGGATAACCAAGGACGTAGCACAGAAGATAAAGGACGCTGGGATCAGGGCTGTCTCGATCAGCGTAGACGGCCCTGAGCCTATCCACGACGACTTCAGGGGAGTCCCAGGGGCATACGAGATAGCGAGTGAGGCATCCAGGAACGTAAAGGACGTAGGACTTCACCTTCAGGTGAACAGCACGGTGAGCAGATTCAATATAGACCACTTGGACGAACTGAAAGACACGGTCATGTCCCTGAATCCGGACACGTGGGACGTGTTCGTTCTCATCCCTACGGGGAGGGCAACCAGGAACATGGAGATACTCCCGATACAGAACGAGATGCTCATGTTGAAGGTCAGGGAATGGAGGAGAAAAGGGATTAACGTTAAGATGACGTGTAACCCTTACTTCGTGAGGTTCAGCGCAGTAAGGGGAGACCCAGTGCCGAAATACGACCCAGAGAAGGGGAGAGGGTCGTCTGGAGGTGCAAGGGGATGCATGGCTTCAAACGGTTTCCTCTTCGTGGCTTATAACGGCGACGTTTATCCTTGCGGTTTCCTACCCATAAAGCTGGGGAACGTGAAGGAACGCCTCCTAGACGAAATATACAACTCTCCCCTCTCTAGGAGCATATCAGACCCTTCCGCCTTAAAGGGGAAGTGTGGAGTCTGTGAATACAAGCTAGTCTGCGGAGGGTGTAGGGGTAGGGTTTACTCCAAGACCCGTGACGTCCATGGTGAGGACGAGTTCTGTCTTTACCACCCGAGAGTGATGTACCATGATAAGCGTTTCCAGATTGCTTAA